A section of the Pseudanabaena mucicola str. Chao 1806 genome encodes:
- a CDS encoding ABC transporter permease produces the protein MDEQSNTAMQELVIEAGRTEKQYWKDLWRYRELFYFLAWRDILVRYKQTAIGIAWALLRPFLTMVVFTIVFGQLAKLPSQGVPYPILVFAGMLPWQFFANALSECSNSLIGNANLISKVYFPRLIVPTSAVIVSFVDFLISGMILLGLMAWYNFVPDWRILTLPIFVLLSCAASMGVGLWLAALNVQYRDFRFVVPFIIQFGLYISPVGFSSSIVPEQWRLIYSLNPMVGVIDGFRWAIIGGQSTIYLPGFLLSLALVFLLLWSGIWYFRKMEKTFADVI, from the coding sequence ATGGATGAACAGAGTAATACAGCCATGCAAGAGCTAGTGATTGAGGCTGGCAGAACTGAAAAGCAATATTGGAAAGATTTGTGGCGTTATCGCGAACTATTTTATTTTTTAGCTTGGCGCGATATTTTAGTGCGTTACAAACAAACAGCGATCGGTATTGCTTGGGCATTATTGCGACCTTTTTTGACGATGGTTGTTTTTACAATTGTATTTGGACAACTGGCTAAATTGCCTTCTCAAGGAGTTCCCTATCCGATCCTTGTATTTGCAGGGATGCTACCTTGGCAATTTTTTGCAAATGCATTGAGTGAATGTAGTAATAGTTTAATAGGGAACGCGAATCTAATTTCTAAGGTATATTTCCCTCGTTTAATTGTGCCTACTAGTGCCGTAATTGTTAGCTTTGTTGATTTTTTGATTTCAGGAATGATTCTCTTAGGATTGATGGCATGGTACAACTTTGTACCTGATTGGAGAATTTTAACATTGCCAATTTTTGTTCTCCTTTCCTGTGCTGCATCGATGGGAGTGGGACTCTGGTTAGCTGCTTTAAATGTCCAATATCGAGATTTTCGGTTTGTAGTTCCTTTTATCATCCAATTTGGTCTCTACATTTCCCCTGTTGGTTTTAGTAGTAGCATTGTTCCTGAGCAATGGCGGCTGATCTATTCCTTGAATCCGATGGTGGGCGTAATCGATGGTTTCCGTTGGGCAATTATAGGCGGACAATCAACTATTTATCTCCCTGGATTTTTGCTTTCATTGGCTTTAGTATTTCTATTACTTTGGAGTGGAATTTGGTACTTTCGGAAAATGGAAAAAACATTTGCTGATGTAATTTAA
- a CDS encoding cobyrinate a,c-diamide synthase codes for MAIIIAGERSGVGKTTVTLALLAALKARSPSDQVQSFKVGPDYIDPMFHTYITGLPCRNLDPVLTSEDYVRLCFAKYSQNAEYSLIEGVMGLFDGASGKDDTASTAHVSRLLNVPVVLILNCASTSRSIAAIAHGYRTFDPRIQIAGVVLNRVGSDRHLELLTQALEPLNIPVLGVLHRQDNISIPDRHLGLIPTDEMSNLDGIIERLEHLGKNCFDWEKLLPLMSISHPQLLSHNEMGVTLTSSLLRERGMGGEDIRIAIARDRAFSFYYADNLDLFREMGAELVPWSPISDHQLPENIQGLYFGGGFPEVFAAELSENKTARESVHKAIISGIPTYAECGGLMYLCDRIVNFEDQSFPMVNILPTTAKMGKRLTLGYRKAIALQDSPLVQKGELIWGHEFHRSSLTENSDRPLYSLKGYVSHLPYPYEGWQNYQVHASYTHLHFGAQTHLLERFLKKCQNQ; via the coding sequence ATGGCAATTATTATCGCAGGTGAACGTAGTGGCGTAGGCAAAACCACAGTAACTTTAGCCTTACTAGCCGCACTCAAAGCGCGATCGCCATCAGATCAAGTGCAATCTTTTAAGGTTGGACCCGATTACATCGACCCGATGTTCCATACATACATCACAGGTTTACCTTGTCGCAATCTCGATCCCGTCTTAACCTCTGAAGACTATGTGCGATTGTGCTTTGCTAAATATTCCCAAAATGCGGAATACTCTCTGATTGAAGGCGTGATGGGGCTATTTGACGGGGCTTCAGGAAAGGATGACACCGCAAGTACTGCACATGTTTCGAGATTACTGAATGTACCAGTGGTTTTGATTCTCAATTGTGCTAGTACTTCGCGTTCTATTGCCGCGATCGCACATGGATATCGCACTTTCGATCCACGTATTCAGATTGCAGGTGTAGTTCTCAATCGAGTAGGCAGCGATCGTCATTTAGAACTTCTAACGCAAGCACTTGAGCCTCTTAACATCCCAGTTTTAGGTGTTCTTCATCGCCAAGATAATATATCAATTCCCGATCGCCATCTCGGACTAATACCCACTGACGAAATGTCCAATCTTGATGGCATTATTGAGCGATTGGAGCATCTAGGGAAAAATTGCTTTGATTGGGAAAAGTTATTGCCGTTGATGAGCATCTCGCACCCCCAGCTTCTCTCCCATAATGAGATGGGAGTAACTCTTACTTCCTCTCTCCTGCGGGAAAGGGGAATGGGAGGTGAGGATATTCGCATCGCGATCGCCCGAGATCGCGCCTTCAGTTTTTACTATGCTGATAATCTTGATTTATTTCGAGAAATGGGAGCCGAATTAGTGCCTTGGAGTCCAATTAGCGATCACCAATTACCAGAAAATATTCAAGGTTTATACTTTGGTGGCGGCTTTCCTGAAGTATTTGCCGCCGAGTTATCCGAAAATAAAACTGCTAGAGAATCGGTTCACAAAGCGATTATTTCAGGAATACCCACCTATGCCGAATGTGGCGGCTTAATGTATCTATGCGATCGCATTGTTAATTTTGAAGACCAATCTTTCCCAATGGTAAATATTTTGCCGACAACCGCAAAAATGGGTAAGCGGCTCACCTTGGGCTACCGAAAGGCGATTGCCTTGCAGGATAGCCCTTTAGTTCAAAAAGGAGAACTAATTTGGGGTCATGAATTTCATCGTTCGTCTTTAACAGAAAATAGCGATCGCCCCTTATATTCTCTGAAAGGCTATGTATCCCATTTACCGTATCCCTATGAAGGCTGGCAAAACTACCAAGTCCACGCCTCCTATACTCATCTGCACTTTGGCGCACAAACACATCTATTAGAAAGATTTTTAAAAAAATGCCAAAACCAATAA